A single Methanolobus sp. ZRKC5 DNA region contains:
- the rpl18a gene encoding 50S ribosomal protein L18Ae yields the protein MKTFQVKGTFKAGVAWEKFTKVIESQNEKNALDKVYSLFGSKHGLKRNLIKIESINEA from the coding sequence ATGAAGACATTTCAGGTCAAAGGCACATTTAAGGCCGGAGTAGCATGGGAAAAGTTCACAAAGGTCATTGAAAGCCAGAACGAGAAAAATGCACTTGATAAAGTGTACTCACTCTTTGGCAGTAAACATGGTCTTAAAAGGAACTTAATTAAGATTGAAAGCATAAATGAGGCATAA
- a CDS encoding translation initiation factor IF-6 — protein sequence MMRTITIQESPVIGAFATCTEDLALVPVGTSEKTCDTLSQLLQVNVVKTLVNGSIIVGSLCRGNSHSLLVPRGSTIRGQENIDVPIHELPGKLNAVGNVVMANDTAALVHPELSDRAIEAIEKALKVDVRRGTLGGAKTVGMAGIATNKGILVNPLATSSELELLEELFGLPVDMGTTNFGTQMVASGLLANSKGYVAGSQTTGHELGRIEDALGFL from the coding sequence ATGATGAGAACTATAACTATTCAGGAAAGCCCCGTAATAGGGGCTTTTGCAACGTGTACGGAAGATTTAGCGTTGGTACCAGTGGGCACATCGGAAAAGACGTGTGATACTCTCAGTCAATTGTTACAGGTCAACGTAGTGAAAACTCTGGTCAATGGAAGTATTATTGTGGGTTCACTTTGTCGTGGAAATTCCCATTCATTGCTTGTGCCAAGAGGATCTACTATAAGGGGTCAGGAAAATATCGATGTTCCTATCCATGAATTACCAGGTAAATTGAATGCAGTAGGCAATGTTGTCATGGCAAATGACACCGCTGCACTGGTTCATCCTGAACTCAGTGACAGAGCCATTGAGGCAATAGAAAAAGCCTTGAAAGTTGATGTCAGGCGTGGCACACTAGGTGGTGCCAAGACCGTAGGCATGGCCGGAATTGCAACCAATAAAGGAATACTTGTAAATCCACTTGCAACAAGTTCGGAACTTGAGCTCCTCGAAGAGCTTTTTGGACTTCCTGTGGATATGGGTACTACTAATTTTGGTACGCAAATGGTAGCTTCCGGGTTACTTGCTAATTCTAAAGGTTACGTTGCAGGTTCACAAACAACTGGTCATGAACTGGGAAGAATAGAAGATGCCCTAGGATTTTTATAA
- a CDS encoding 50S ribosomal protein L31e has protein sequence MAEDVVKEQIYTIPLRIVKATPRWQRSRQAVKVIRKYLIKHMKVDPEMVKIDKTINEKVWERGSEKPPSFIRVRAAKFEDGEVQAELA, from the coding sequence ATGGCAGAAGATGTAGTAAAAGAACAGATCTACACCATTCCTCTTCGTATAGTGAAGGCAACCCCTCGCTGGCAGAGGTCTAGGCAGGCTGTAAAAGTAATCAGGAAATATCTTATAAAACACATGAAGGTTGATCCTGAGATGGTCAAAATAGACAAGACCATCAATGAGAAAGTATGGGAACGCGGTTCTGAGAAGCCACCATCGTTCATTCGTGTAAGAGCTGCAAAGTTCGAGGATGGCGAAGTACAGGCCGAACTTGCATGA
- a CDS encoding 50S ribosomal protein L39e — translation MSHNTKGQKTRLAKAHRQNHRVPTWVIIKTNRKVTSHPQRRHWRRSSLDVK, via the coding sequence GTGAGCCACAATACTAAAGGACAGAAGACAAGGTTGGCAAAAGCACACAGGCAGAACCACAGGGTTCCTACCTGGGTCATCATAAAAACCAACCGTAAGGTTACCAGCCATCCACAGAGAAGGCATTGGAGAAGAAGCAGTCTTGATGTGAAATAA
- a CDS encoding alpha hydrolase codes for MQISVLFSGGKDSSLSAILLEPFFEVELVTCGFSLLPIGEVASETAERLGFPHRIIKPDTSILEKAYDMIMQDGFPKNAINFIHKSVIECLAVDDNVCFIADGIRRDDRVPVLGQPEIRSIEDRFGVHYVCPLKGFGRAAVNELVKEHLVIDEGLSEDVLKADYETELRELISQRHGSGMIMEIFPSHVQSHVIERRKAGQNRTT; via the coding sequence ATGCAAATATCGGTCTTATTCAGCGGCGGAAAAGACAGTTCTCTTTCCGCAATATTGCTGGAGCCATTCTTTGAGGTTGAACTTGTGACATGTGGTTTTTCGTTACTTCCCATCGGGGAAGTGGCCTCTGAAACTGCAGAACGGCTTGGTTTCCCACATAGGATAATCAAACCTGACACATCGATCCTTGAAAAGGCATATGACATGATCATGCAGGATGGTTTCCCAAAGAACGCCATCAATTTCATTCACAAGAGTGTTATTGAGTGCCTTGCGGTCGATGATAATGTTTGCTTCATTGCTGATGGTATTCGTCGTGATGATCGTGTTCCTGTGTTGGGTCAGCCCGAGATCAGGAGCATAGAGGACCGGTTCGGGGTTCATTATGTATGTCCCCTTAAAGGGTTTGGTCGGGCTGCTGTTAATGAACTTGTAAAAGAACACTTGGTCATTGATGAAGGGCTTAGCGAGGATGTACTTAAAGCGGATTACGAAACCGAACTTCGGGAATTAATAAGTCAACGGCATGGTTCCGGGATGATCATGGAGATATTTCCAAGCCATGTTCAGTCGCATGTTATCGAACGCAGGAAAGCAGGACAGAACAGAACAACATGA
- a CDS encoding DNA-binding protein: MTDDLEEIRRRRLAQMQQQQAANPQMNAGDMQAAMQQEQAQAEVDAKKQTLMRQILTPEARERLTNLRMSRKELVEQLESQLIMLAQSGRLQSMIDDEKLKQLLVQMQPKKREPTIKRL, encoded by the coding sequence ATGACGGATGACCTTGAAGAAATAAGAAGAAGAAGGCTTGCGCAGATGCAGCAGCAACAGGCAGCTAATCCGCAAATGAATGCCGGTGACATGCAGGCAGCAATGCAGCAGGAGCAGGCACAGGCTGAAGTGGATGCAAAAAAGCAGACTCTGATGCGTCAGATACTGACTCCGGAAGCACGTGAAAGACTGACAAATCTACGTATGTCCCGTAAGGAACTGGTAGAACAGCTTGAGTCTCAGTTGATCATGCTTGCACAAAGTGGCAGGCTTCAATCAATGATCGATGATGAGAAACTCAAACAGCTTCTGGTTCAGATGCAACCTAAGAAGAGGGAACCGACCATTAAGCGTTTGTGA
- a CDS encoding 30S ribosomal protein S19e, with amino-acid sequence MTTVYDVPAAELIAKVAEKLKENDKVNPPEWAAYVKTGVHKELPPVDSEWWYTRCAAVLRTVYTQGPIGVERLRSVYGGKKNRGVAPSVKAKGSGSIARVALQQLEEAGFVRALKSGRVVAPQGQSMLDNVAFQVKQDLVETIPGLAKY; translated from the coding sequence ATGACAACTGTATATGACGTTCCTGCAGCCGAATTAATCGCAAAGGTAGCAGAGAAGTTAAAAGAAAACGATAAAGTTAATCCCCCTGAGTGGGCAGCATATGTAAAGACCGGTGTACACAAAGAGCTTCCGCCAGTCGACAGCGAATGGTGGTATACAAGATGTGCCGCAGTACTCAGGACAGTATATACCCAGGGTCCTATCGGTGTTGAAAGGCTACGATCTGTCTATGGTGGAAAGAAGAACAGAGGCGTCGCTCCTTCTGTAAAGGCAAAAGGAAGCGGTTCGATTGCAAGAGTAGCTCTGCAGCAGCTGGAAGAGGCAGGTTTTGTACGTGCACTCAAGAGTGGTCGTGTGGTAGCTCCTCAGGGACAATCTATGCTCGACAATGTTGCATTTCAGGTGAAACAGGACCTTGTGGAAACCATCCCTGGTCTTGCTAAGTACTGA
- a CDS encoding adenylosuccinate synthase, producing the protein MFTIITGAQFGDEGKGKIVDLMSGEYDLVVRFQGGDNAGHTVKVGEDVYKLHLIPSGFLLDSRVLIGPGTVMNPEVLATEMDMLAEGGIKLDAKRVGVDAKTSIIMPYHIELDGLRESLRTEKIGTTKRGIGYAYIDKIARDEIRMYDLVNRERFLKRLEELAPSKEAAIKQFGGDPSMVMDEALIDKYVKLGERFASYVTDVSYEVNKALDEGKNVLAEGAQGTHLDVIHGTQKFVTSSCTIAGSACANIGVGPTRVDSVLAIVKAYITRVGEGPLPTELFDEAGEQIQQVGREFGTTTGRSRRCGWFDLPLLKKAIYLNGYTSIALTKLDVLSNLDPVRVCVAYELDGKVLDYPPEDTSELARCKPVYEDLSGWDNDLTGVKEFADLPQAAKDYVLYLEARMGVPIEYISVGPAREQTFKK; encoded by the coding sequence ATGTTTACGATCATCACAGGTGCACAGTTTGGCGACGAAGGCAAAGGCAAAATAGTTGACCTCATGTCCGGGGAATATGATCTGGTTGTCCGTTTTCAGGGAGGCGACAATGCAGGACATACGGTCAAAGTAGGTGAAGATGTATACAAGCTTCATCTTATTCCATCAGGTTTTCTTCTTGATTCCAGGGTCTTGATAGGTCCTGGTACCGTTATGAATCCGGAAGTACTTGCAACAGAAATGGATATGCTTGCAGAGGGTGGCATAAAGCTAGATGCAAAGAGGGTTGGTGTGGATGCAAAGACCAGTATAATAATGCCATATCACATTGAACTTGATGGTCTGCGCGAATCTTTGAGGACCGAAAAGATAGGTACTACAAAGCGTGGTATTGGTTATGCGTATATCGATAAGATTGCAAGGGACGAAATTCGCATGTATGACCTTGTAAACAGGGAAAGATTCCTGAAAAGGCTTGAAGAACTTGCTCCTTCAAAGGAAGCAGCCATAAAACAGTTTGGTGGTGACCCTTCCATGGTGATGGACGAGGCACTTATAGATAAGTATGTGAAACTTGGTGAAAGGTTTGCATCCTATGTTACTGATGTCTCCTATGAAGTTAATAAGGCTCTTGATGAAGGGAAGAATGTTCTTGCAGAAGGTGCCCAAGGAACACACCTTGACGTGATACACGGAACTCAAAAATTTGTAACATCATCCTGCACTATTGCAGGTTCTGCATGCGCTAATATTGGTGTTGGCCCTACCAGGGTTGACAGTGTACTGGCTATTGTGAAAGCCTACATCACCCGTGTTGGTGAGGGCCCTCTGCCAACAGAACTTTTTGACGAAGCAGGGGAGCAAATACAGCAGGTTGGTCGTGAATTCGGTACTACAACCGGTAGATCTAGACGTTGTGGTTGGTTCGACCTTCCATTGCTTAAAAAAGCCATTTACCTTAACGGTTACACATCTATTGCCCTTACAAAACTCGATGTTTTGTCCAATCTTGATCCTGTCAGGGTTTGTGTGGCATATGAACTGGATGGGAAAGTCCTTGACTATCCGCCAGAAGATACGTCTGAGCTTGCAAGATGTAAGCCGGTATATGAAGATTTGTCAGGTTGGGACAATGACCTGACTGGTGTAAAGGAATTCGCGGATCTGCCCCAGGCAGCAAAGGACTATGTTCTTTACCTTGAAGCTAGGATGGGTGTACCCATTGAATACATTTCAGTGGGACCTGCAAGGGAACAAACGTTTAAAAAATAG
- a CDS encoding histidine kinase dimerization/phospho-acceptor domain-containing protein, which yields MVNAESLKCAKSKFLTNMDHELRTLLNSIIGFSDLMLEGLSGELNEKQIRHTGNILNIGKHLLAKSMIFSICR from the coding sequence ATGGTCAATGCGGAATCTTTAAAATGTGCTAAAAGCAAATTCCTTACTAACATGGACCATGAACTACGCACGCTACTTAACTCGATCATCGGTTTCTCAGATTTGATGCTGGAAGGACTTTCCGGAGAACTCAATGAAAAACAGATTCGACATACAGGTAACATTTTAAACATCGGAAAACATCTACTGGCTAAATCAATGATATTCTCGATCTGTCGATGA
- a CDS encoding 4Fe-4S binding protein: protein MPAVVDKDVCTGCELCVNSCPVEAIAMSDKNVAVVNADECVDCGDCVDICPVEAITLE from the coding sequence ATGCCAGCTGTTGTTGATAAAGATGTATGTACAGGTTGCGAACTATGTGTAAATTCCTGTCCGGTAGAAGCGATTGCAATGAGTGATAAAAATGTTGCAGTTGTTAATGCGGACGAATGTGTGGACTGTGGAGACTGTGTAGATATTTGCCCGGTGGAAGCAATTACATTGGAATGA
- a CDS encoding diacylglycerol/polyprenol kinase family protein — protein sequence MTSISFANELMRKGIHFTSILIILVYAFFGKQASQTLLIVYLVFILSVEHLRLDRSIKLPVLHILLRQKERTGIGSHVYFTIGALIAVSVFSKNVAFAAILMTTFGDMTAALIGKRFGKIRIFSNGKSLEGTIAEFVVNLFIAVLLLENPVVSIFMAFVATFVETTFVKIDDNLAIPIFSGAFAEMALLLFPYL from the coding sequence ATGACTTCTATTTCCTTTGCTAATGAACTAATGCGAAAGGGCATTCATTTCACTTCAATACTCATTATACTTGTCTATGCTTTTTTTGGAAAGCAGGCAAGCCAAACCCTGTTGATAGTTTATCTTGTATTCATTTTGAGTGTTGAGCACCTGAGACTTGATAGGAGCATCAAACTTCCTGTCCTGCATATTCTTTTACGCCAGAAAGAGAGAACAGGAATTGGCTCACATGTCTACTTTACTATTGGTGCACTGATTGCTGTTTCAGTATTCAGCAAGAATGTTGCTTTTGCAGCTATCCTCATGACCACTTTTGGCGACATGACTGCTGCACTGATCGGAAAAAGATTTGGAAAAATAAGAATATTTAGTAATGGGAAAAGTCTGGAAGGAACTATTGCAGAGTTTGTCGTAAACCTTTTTATAGCTGTTCTTCTGCTTGAGAACCCGGTCGTCTCTATTTTCATGGCATTTGTTGCAACCTTTGTAGAAACCACATTTGTGAAAATAGATGATAATCTGGCAATACCAATATTTTCCGGTGCCTTTGCAGAAATGGCACTCTTATTGTTTCCTTATTTATAA
- a CDS encoding cohesin domain-containing protein has protein sequence MRKGLMLISLAFLISLASASTLTLSVSDATGGSGATVEVPINMEGATDVGSMDILMSYDAGILQAIGVDAGALGKNAYIESNTAGDGEVIIALADASGISGNGQVAIVSFEVIGDTGSSSPLVLEDTSVHDIERVEVITTTRDGTFSVTAGTEGAGYESADVLVIGAILMALFVIKRRK, from the coding sequence ATGAGAAAGGGTTTGATGCTGATTAGTTTGGCATTTCTTATATCACTTGCTTCGGCAAGTACTTTGACTCTCAGTGTGAGCGATGCAACTGGGGGAAGTGGAGCCACCGTAGAGGTTCCGATCAACATGGAAGGTGCAACAGATGTTGGAAGTATGGACATTCTTATGAGCTACGATGCCGGGATATTGCAGGCCATAGGTGTCGATGCTGGTGCCCTCGGAAAAAACGCGTACATTGAATCCAATACGGCTGGTGATGGAGAGGTTATCATAGCTCTGGCAGACGCGTCCGGGATTAGTGGTAATGGTCAAGTTGCAATTGTCTCCTTTGAAGTGATTGGTGACACCGGCTCATCAAGTCCTCTGGTACTTGAGGATACTTCAGTGCACGATATAGAGAGGGTTGAAGTGATAACAACAACTAGGGATGGAACTTTTAGCGTTACTGCTGGGACCGAGGGTGCAGGTTATGAGAGTGCAGATGTGCTTGTAATAGGCGCAATCCTCATGGCGCTGTTCGTAATCAAGAGACGAAAATGA
- a CDS encoding cohesin domain-containing protein: MKFGKGDNVEVHDVKVHRLYCYYDDQKTGGKASCGLHQFELNEEKVKEIFTRGEKDECRSITPDWMGGWSKTLESTDDRFVMLCGRPGLNPDDAGFHEIVGNIRYRRSVINIRVKSQGSEDIVKSVFCALEKNAKAVIDGNDCQEWCSKVNEHFIWDGKSEWPECQCVCEQGYGKKDDECVKCEDWCQKMDSRAHYDPKESKPDECECYCTGNLLEFEWGIDTGKCECVPGAVPKGNECECPEGWNLSVWGDKCIKEEKAVVEKTPIEVERERIANQYNKLEKGYLLFSEGTVSKTSTYVPGMPYHKYGHVGIYIGDYEVPAGKNYTVRDSAAAPLKIYRKDPKTGIYQPIKLKLGEKIKPGDLIIGAVVEMRLSGAVFTTVDGMKRESYNTMGGYDTIKRWPYFDWKTTKPAPTPEQVDKICQFVLKKVELTEQGKLGYWPGKMGTMVGGKERWDCGCLGMGAYRYAKVGPTLNYKKWLLLPMEIYNNVDAQYPRSPRDILTTVRSPVNLHLYDGEGRHVGMTTQGIVEMEIPNAYYQPEIEEYHQGILIRNVNDDYQLTIKALDEGSFSLHILDHNVCNSGSITEIDFQEVSIIKDTKATLNLGSVNNEYLMRIDEDDDGKVDKMLEPTLLTTTLLTMEKAVESIGLTFESRSKPSGSSVQIPLTLNDIEENIGNMDITLAYDSSALEATEVIKGGLTTDSLFDYNIMDETIKISLADKNGFSGDGSIAYIDFNVIGAEGTSSDLEIVAITANRADDYEAVEIQIHDGLFSVISIEAGMGDGDGDGVYTSLDALYALQMAVEKIPKDPVMDVNGDGTVTSFDARTILKNVVGEE, from the coding sequence ATGAAATTTGGCAAAGGAGATAATGTAGAAGTACATGATGTAAAAGTACATAGACTATACTGCTATTACGATGATCAAAAAACTGGTGGGAAGGCTAGTTGTGGGTTGCATCAGTTTGAACTTAACGAAGAAAAAGTGAAGGAAATTTTTACTCGCGGGGAAAAAGATGAGTGTCGTAGTATTACACCGGACTGGATGGGTGGTTGGAGTAAGACCCTAGAAAGTACAGATGACAGATTTGTCATGTTGTGTGGGAGGCCGGGATTAAATCCTGATGATGCTGGATTTCATGAAATTGTAGGAAATATTCGTTACCGCAGATCCGTGATAAATATTCGTGTCAAGTCTCAGGGTAGTGAAGATATTGTAAAATCCGTTTTTTGTGCACTGGAAAAAAATGCTAAAGCAGTTATAGATGGGAATGATTGCCAGGAGTGGTGTAGTAAAGTGAATGAACACTTTATTTGGGACGGAAAAAGCGAGTGGCCTGAGTGCCAGTGCGTATGCGAGCAAGGCTATGGAAAAAAGGATGATGAATGCGTAAAGTGCGAAGATTGGTGCCAGAAGATGGATTCTCGTGCCCACTATGACCCCAAGGAAAGTAAGCCGGATGAATGTGAATGTTATTGTACTGGCAACCTGCTTGAATTCGAATGGGGAATTGATACAGGAAAATGTGAATGTGTCCCTGGGGCGGTACCCAAAGGAAATGAATGCGAATGTCCGGAAGGTTGGAACCTGAGTGTATGGGGAGACAAATGCATAAAGGAAGAGAAGGCGGTTGTGGAGAAAACGCCCATTGAAGTAGAGAGAGAGCGGATTGCCAACCAGTATAATAAGCTCGAGAAAGGCTATCTGCTCTTCTCAGAAGGAACAGTAAGTAAGACTTCAACATACGTGCCTGGTATGCCATATCACAAATACGGCCATGTGGGAATCTATATCGGCGACTACGAGGTGCCAGCAGGAAAGAACTATACTGTCCGTGATTCCGCTGCAGCCCCTCTCAAGATATACAGAAAAGATCCAAAAACTGGAATCTACCAACCAATTAAGCTGAAGTTGGGGGAAAAGATAAAGCCGGGAGATCTAATCATTGGAGCCGTTGTAGAGATGCGACTGAGTGGGGCTGTATTCACTACTGTAGATGGCATGAAAAGAGAATCTTACAACACCATGGGTGGATATGATACAATAAAACGGTGGCCGTACTTCGATTGGAAAACAACTAAACCCGCACCAACACCCGAACAAGTGGACAAAATCTGCCAGTTTGTATTAAAAAAGGTGGAGCTGACGGAGCAAGGCAAGCTGGGCTACTGGCCCGGAAAGATGGGAACTATGGTGGGGGGGAAGGAGCGATGGGACTGCGGCTGTCTTGGCATGGGGGCCTACAGATATGCTAAAGTCGGTCCGACTCTAAACTACAAGAAGTGGCTCCTCCTCCCAATGGAAATATACAACAATGTAGACGCACAGTATCCTCGGTCGCCCAGAGATATACTCACCACTGTCAGAAGTCCTGTGAATCTTCATCTCTATGACGGCGAGGGTAGACATGTTGGCATGACCACCCAGGGTATTGTCGAGATGGAGATACCCAATGCCTATTACCAACCAGAGATTGAGGAATATCATCAGGGTATTCTAATAAGGAACGTCAATGATGACTACCAACTCACGATAAAGGCTTTGGATGAAGGCAGCTTTAGCCTACACATCCTAGACCACAACGTATGCAATTCAGGCAGTATAACCGAAATAGACTTTCAGGAAGTCTCCATCATAAAGGATACCAAGGCTACTCTCAACCTAGGTTCTGTCAACAATGAGTATTTGATGAGAATTGACGAAGATGATGACGGAAAAGTGGATAAAATGCTTGAACCTACATTACTCACAACCACTCTTCTGACTATGGAGAAAGCTGTGGAAAGCATAGGCTTGACTTTCGAATCCCGCAGCAAACCAAGCGGAAGCAGTGTACAGATCCCCTTGACATTGAATGATATTGAAGAAAATATCGGGAACATGGACATTACATTAGCTTATGATTCATCTGCTCTTGAAGCAACTGAAGTTATCAAAGGAGGACTGACCACAGATTCCCTTTTTGATTATAACATTATGGACGAAACGATAAAGATCAGTCTTGCTGATAAAAACGGATTTAGCGGAGATGGTTCTATCGCCTATATTGATTTCAATGTTATCGGAGCTGAGGGGACATCCTCGGATCTTGAGATTGTAGCTATCACAGCTAACAGGGCAGATGATTATGAAGCTGTGGAGATACAAATCCATGATGGTCTATTTAGTGTGATAAGCATAGAGGCAGGCATGGGAGATGGTGATGGAGATGGGGTGTATACATCCCTTGATGCACTCTACGCACTTCAGATGGCTGTGGAAAAGATACCAAAAGACCCGGTCATGGATGTAAATGGAGACGGAACTGTGACATCTTTTGATGCCAGAACTATTTTGAAAAATGTAGTAGGAGAGGAGTAA
- a CDS encoding LamG-like jellyroll fold domain-containing protein, which produces MEWYYNKLFIIVVIGLLFISSTYVAAEDDAIIMFFGLAGASATAAPTSGSGLVAYYPFNGDTKDHSGNENDGTNNGAIFVTGKSGEALDFDGTNDYVYVPVNINQDAMPQVTMALWVKSDSDSRGTVISHDNGGFDRTIAIDARGGGLGWSAFSGSGGVLGYQAVTTNKWTFLAAVYDQDADIVELYVDGIRYEESGSLSSGWDYTHIGSNPSFGVNFDGSIDEVKIYNYALTQNEINSLFEGETTPTAGEITSTPPSGSGLVAHYPFDRNYEDSSIYQNHGNPKGSMDFTAGVVGTAAASFDGASYIEVSDSDSLDLTDDFTFSVWLNKIDAGIGGWAVVFSKGDTHSTSAINSPYALLHTSGKYPGVRVAGQIISSNTETNFNEWYFLTVTREESDLKFYINGELKDTMKSTASIQRSGSKLVIGIDPPGSTEYFKGSMDDLRIYNYALSQSEINSLYGGETVPSAEEITPPSTIGFSGLIFESRDKSSESSVQIPLTLNGIDENIGNMDITLGYDSSVLEATEVIKGGSTTNSLFDYNIVDGTIKISLADKVGFSGDGSIAYVRFDVIGAEGSSSPLVITKLSANRADDLSIINIPTQDGVFSVVSREQSLGDFDGDGIYTSVDALAALQMAVGKIPEDLIMDMNSDGQVSSMDARMILRIAAGLEEL; this is translated from the coding sequence ATGGAGTGGTACTACAATAAATTATTTATCATCGTTGTTATTGGGCTACTGTTCATATCTTCAACGTACGTAGCCGCTGAAGATGATGCAATCATTATGTTCTTCGGTCTTGCGGGAGCATCAGCAACTGCAGCACCAACTTCAGGATCAGGACTTGTAGCCTATTATCCCTTCAATGGAGATACCAAAGACCATTCAGGGAATGAAAACGATGGAACAAACAATGGTGCCATCTTTGTCACAGGAAAAAGCGGGGAGGCACTGGATTTTGATGGTACGAATGACTATGTCTACGTACCGGTTAATATAAATCAGGATGCAATGCCACAGGTGACCATGGCACTCTGGGTTAAGTCTGATAGTGATTCGAGAGGAACGGTTATTTCCCATGATAATGGCGGTTTTGATCGTACAATAGCTATCGATGCACGTGGTGGAGGACTTGGCTGGTCAGCCTTTAGTGGTTCTGGTGGCGTTCTGGGCTATCAGGCTGTCACAACCAACAAATGGACATTCCTGGCAGCAGTTTACGACCAGGATGCAGATATTGTGGAGCTATATGTAGATGGCATCAGATATGAGGAATCAGGTAGTCTTAGTTCTGGCTGGGATTATACTCATATTGGTTCCAACCCGTCTTTTGGTGTGAATTTTGATGGTAGCATAGATGAAGTGAAAATATACAATTATGCTCTCACCCAGAATGAGATCAATTCCCTCTTTGAAGGAGAAACGACTCCAACTGCGGGAGAAATTACATCAACACCACCTTCCGGTTCAGGACTTGTGGCTCATTATCCTTTTGATAGAAACTATGAAGATTCCTCGATATATCAGAACCATGGGAATCCGAAGGGAAGCATGGATTTCACTGCCGGTGTGGTAGGAACTGCTGCGGCGAGTTTTGATGGTGCGAGTTATATCGAAGTGAGTGATAGCGATTCTCTTGACCTTACGGATGATTTCACTTTCTCGGTGTGGCTCAACAAAATAGATGCGGGAATCGGTGGATGGGCTGTTGTTTTCTCAAAAGGAGACACGCATTCCACATCTGCTATTAATAGTCCCTATGCACTGCTTCACACCAGCGGAAAATACCCCGGTGTTCGAGTTGCCGGTCAGATTATTTCGTCAAATACAGAAACGAATTTTAACGAGTGGTATTTCCTTACAGTAACAAGGGAAGAAAGTGATCTCAAATTCTATATTAACGGAGAGCTCAAGGACACAATGAAATCAACAGCTTCTATCCAGAGATCAGGATCTAAACTTGTCATAGGAATTGACCCCCCGGGGTCTACAGAATACTTTAAGGGATCAATGGATGACCTCAGGATTTACAATTATGCCCTTTCCCAGAGTGAGATCAACTCCCTCTATGGAGGAGAAACGGTTCCAAGTGCGGAAGAAATTACACCACCATCCACTATTGGCTTCTCTGGTTTGATCTTTGAATCCCGTGACAAATCAAGCGAAAGCAGTGTACAGATCCCATTGACATTGAACGGGATCGATGAAAATATCGGTAACATGGATATAACTCTGGGTTATGATTCCTCTGTTCTTGAGGCTACTGAGGTCATCAAAGGAGGCTCAACCACAAATTCCCTGTTCGATTACAATATTGTGGACGGGACGATAAAGATAAGTCTGGCTGACAAGGTAGGATTCAGTGGCGATGGCTCTATCGCTTACGTCAGGTTTGATGTTATTGGTGCTGAAGGCTCGTCTTCTCCTCTTGTGATTACAAAACTGTCCGCGAACAGGGCAGATGATCTATCAATTATCAATATTCCGACTCAGGATGGTGTATTCAGCGTAGTGAGCAGGGAACAAAGCCTTGGTGATTTTGACGGTGATGGCATCTATACTTCCGTGGATGCTCTCGCTGCGCTTCAGATGGCAGTGGGAAAGATTCCCGAAGACCTGATTATGGACATGAATAGTGATGGACAGGTCTCATCCATGGATGCGAGGATGATTCTCAGGATTGCTGCCGGATTGGAGGAATTATGA